Within Amycolatopsis sp. cg5, the genomic segment CTGAGCGACGATCATGCCGAGCATCGAGAGCACGTGCGCGGCGAACACCGCGCGGAACTCGCCGATGGCCAGCGCGTCCCGGTACCGCGTCACAGCTCCCGCTTGACCGGCGCGCCGTTGCGCCACACGGCCGAGATGTCGCGCAGCGCGGTGATGTCGCGGGTCGGATCGCCGTTGACGAGCACCAGGTCCGCGCGCAGGCCGCGGGCGATGCGGCCACGGTCCCGGAAGCCGTCGTGCGCGGCCGGGGTCGAGGTCGCGGCGGCGAGCGCCTGCACCGGGGTCAGCCCGGCGCGGACGAGGAGTTCCAGCTCGACGAGCAGGCTGACGCCGTGCGCGATACCGGGGATGCCCGAGTCGGTGCCCGCGGTGATCGGGACGCCTGCCGCGTGCAGTTTCGCGACGTTGCGCGAGGCCGTCTCCAACACGCCCGGCCGCTCGAAACCCCAAGGGGCGTCGAGGAAACCGCGCTGCTTGGCCGACAAGAGCGGCGCTACGCGGGGATCGGTGATCACGGACTTGGTGGCCGGATTCCGGAGCGAGCCGAGCGCACTCCAGAGCGTCAAGGTCGGCGTGACGAAGACGCCGCTGCGCACCGCGAGGCGGACGACGTCGTCGGCGATCTCGGCGTCGCTGAACAGGTGCACGAGGCCGGTGATGCCGGCGGCCAGCGCGGTGCGGGCCATGTCCTGCCTGGTCGCGTGCGCGACGCTGGGCATGTCATGGCGCTTGGCGGCGGCGATCAGCCCGCGCACCTGTGCCTCCGAGAGGACCGGGAGGCGCGCGCCGGTGATGAGGTGGACGTCCTCCAGCGCGAGTTTGAGGTGGTCGGAGCCTTCGGCGTGGCGCGCGGCGACGAACGCGGCGGGATCGGTGCCGGGCTCCATGAGCGGGAACTCGATGCCGCTGTCGGTGCCCCAGCCGCCGGGCACGGTCGCCCACCAGCCCGCCGTCCACAGGTCCGAAAGCGGCGTCGGCGCGTAGGAGCGACGTTGGCGGCGGATCGGGCCGTGCGCCCCCGGGT encodes:
- a CDS encoding amidohydrolase family protein, which codes for MCLSHGNIARRSVLAAGLALPFAAMAGTAEAAPSGPFAIVCARIFDGRRVIECGTVVVDGGHIIAVHEGAPPRGLPVHDGRGKTLLPGLIDGHVHHTNPDRTDAPRFGVTTELDMVSDPGAHGPIRRQRRSYAPTPLSDLWTAGWWATVPGGWGTDSGIEFPLMEPGTDPAAFVAARHAEGSDHLKLALEDVHLITGARLPVLSEAQVRGLIAAAKRHDMPSVAHATRQDMARTALAAGITGLVHLFSDAEIADDVVRLAVRSGVFVTPTLTLWSALGSLRNPATKSVITDPRVAPLLSAKQRGFLDAPWGFERPGVLETASRNVAKLHAAGVPITAGTDSGIPGIAHGVSLLVELELLVRAGLTPVQALAAATSTPAAHDGFRDRGRIARGLRADLVLVNGDPTRDITALRDISAVWRNGAPVKREL